A single region of the Anomaloglossus baeobatrachus isolate aAnoBae1 chromosome 2, aAnoBae1.hap1, whole genome shotgun sequence genome encodes:
- the LOC142292318 gene encoding uncharacterized protein LOC142292318 isoform X1, with amino-acid sequence MKTVNDEMTKRIVSATLEIIYLLTGEDYGPVKTSIRAVPLCLSPGRSRTRRLTSVPPPQEKILDLTNKIIELLTGEVPVQCQDVAVFLSAEESKYLAGRKDLYKEVVMETQPPPTSPVTASSSETKKKCPRPDATPEPAEESDSAPQDQQEGSLRIIKVEVEETDEEEDQEEAVVGSVESSKSKTSERRPRPESAEESDSAPQDQQEGSLRIIKMEAEETEGWGVEPRPQETPTDTSPGPASYGLENMFPCPECSKYFSHKSKLSRHKRTHTGETPFSCKDCGKCFKYKTSLADHQRIHTGEKPFACSYCGQRFAHRSIVIDHERTHTGTKPFSCSFCHQSFTMRSTYVNHLRIHTGEKPFSCSDCDKCFTQKSALDKHRFLHTGERPFSCLECGKSFSRRSLLVEHERTHTGERPFSCPECGKSFAHKSTLSAHKISHTGLKMFSCSECNKSFTTKKGLVRHWQIHAGEK; translated from the exons ATGAAGACGGTCAACGATGAGATGACCAAGCGGATTGTAAGTGCTACCCTGGAGATCATCTACCTGCTGACCggtgag GATTATGGACCAGTGAAGACGTCCATCCGGGCTGTGCCCCTCTGCTTATCTCCAGGACGGAGCAGGACTCGTCGCCTCACGTCTGTGCCTCCACCCCAAGAGAAGATCCTAGACCTCACCAACAAGATCATTGAGCTGCTGACCGGGGAG GTTCCTGTGCAGTGTCAGGACGTCGCCGTCTTTCTCTCTGCGGAGGAGTCGAAATATTTAGCAGGACGGAAGGATCTGTACAAGGAAGTTGTGATGGAGACGCAGCCGCCCCCGACGTCTCCAG TCACTGCATCCTCTTCAGAGACCAAGAAGAAATGTCCCAGACCGGACGCTACACCGGAGCCGGCGGAGGAAAGCGACAGCGCCCCCCAGGATCAGCAG GAGGGAAGCCTGAGAATAATCAAGGTTGAAGTTGAGGAGACGGATGAGGAGGAAGATCAGGAGGAGGCCGTTGTCGGCTCAG TTGAGTCCAGTAAGAGTAAGACATCGGAGAGACGTCCCAGACCGGAGTCAGCCGAGGAGAGCGACAGCGCCCCTCAGGATCAGCAG GAAGGAAGCCTAAGAATCATCAAGATGGAAGCAGAAGAGACGGAAGGGTGGGGAGTGGAGCCGCGTCCTCAGGAGACCCCCACAGATACCAGCCCAG GTCCGGCATCCTACGGTTTAGAGAACATGTTTCCTTGCCCTGAATGTAGTAAATATTTCTCCCATAAATCCAAGCTCAGCCGGCACAAAAGGACCCACACGGGCGAGACGCCATTTTCCTGTAAGGACTGCGGAAAATGCTTCAAATATAAAACGTCGCTTGCCGACCACCAGAGGATCCACACGGGAGAGAAGCCGTTCGCCTGCTCCTACTGCGGACAGAGATTTGCCCATCGGTCCATTGTTATCGACCACGAGAGGACGCACACGGGCACCAAGCCCTTCTCCTGCTCCTTCTGTCACCAGAGCTTCACCATGAGATCCACCTACGTTAACCACCTGAGGatccacacgggggagaagccgttCTCCTGCTCGGATTGCGATAAATGTTTTACCCAGAAATCGGCACTTGACAAACATCGGTTCCTTCACACGGGAGAGAGGCCGTTCTCGTGTCTCGAATGTGGAAAGAGTTTTTCAAGGAGGTCTCTTCTCGTAGAACATGAAAGGACTCACACTGGAGAAAGGCCATTTTCATGCCCCGAATGCGGCAAATCCTTTGCCCATAAATCGACCCTTTCTGCGCATAAGATAAGTCACACGGGGCTGAAGATGTTCTCCTGCTCTGAGTGCAACAAGTCCTTCACCACCAAAAAGGGGCTCGTCAGACATTGGCAAATCCATGCCGGAGAAAAGTGA
- the LOC142292318 gene encoding uncharacterized protein LOC142292318 isoform X2, with protein sequence MKTVNDEMTKRIVSATLEIIYLLTGEDYGPVKTSIRAVPLCLSPGRSRTRRLTSVPPPQEKILDLTNKIIELLTGEVPVQCQDVAVFLSAEESKYLAGRKDLYKEVVMETQPPPTSPETKKKCPRPDATPEPAEESDSAPQDQQEGSLRIIKVEVEETDEEEDQEEAVVGSVESSKSKTSERRPRPESAEESDSAPQDQQEGSLRIIKMEAEETEGWGVEPRPQETPTDTSPGPASYGLENMFPCPECSKYFSHKSKLSRHKRTHTGETPFSCKDCGKCFKYKTSLADHQRIHTGEKPFACSYCGQRFAHRSIVIDHERTHTGTKPFSCSFCHQSFTMRSTYVNHLRIHTGEKPFSCSDCDKCFTQKSALDKHRFLHTGERPFSCLECGKSFSRRSLLVEHERTHTGERPFSCPECGKSFAHKSTLSAHKISHTGLKMFSCSECNKSFTTKKGLVRHWQIHAGEK encoded by the exons ATGAAGACGGTCAACGATGAGATGACCAAGCGGATTGTAAGTGCTACCCTGGAGATCATCTACCTGCTGACCggtgag GATTATGGACCAGTGAAGACGTCCATCCGGGCTGTGCCCCTCTGCTTATCTCCAGGACGGAGCAGGACTCGTCGCCTCACGTCTGTGCCTCCACCCCAAGAGAAGATCCTAGACCTCACCAACAAGATCATTGAGCTGCTGACCGGGGAG GTTCCTGTGCAGTGTCAGGACGTCGCCGTCTTTCTCTCTGCGGAGGAGTCGAAATATTTAGCAGGACGGAAGGATCTGTACAAGGAAGTTGTGATGGAGACGCAGCCGCCCCCGACGTCTCCAG AGACCAAGAAGAAATGTCCCAGACCGGACGCTACACCGGAGCCGGCGGAGGAAAGCGACAGCGCCCCCCAGGATCAGCAG GAGGGAAGCCTGAGAATAATCAAGGTTGAAGTTGAGGAGACGGATGAGGAGGAAGATCAGGAGGAGGCCGTTGTCGGCTCAG TTGAGTCCAGTAAGAGTAAGACATCGGAGAGACGTCCCAGACCGGAGTCAGCCGAGGAGAGCGACAGCGCCCCTCAGGATCAGCAG GAAGGAAGCCTAAGAATCATCAAGATGGAAGCAGAAGAGACGGAAGGGTGGGGAGTGGAGCCGCGTCCTCAGGAGACCCCCACAGATACCAGCCCAG GTCCGGCATCCTACGGTTTAGAGAACATGTTTCCTTGCCCTGAATGTAGTAAATATTTCTCCCATAAATCCAAGCTCAGCCGGCACAAAAGGACCCACACGGGCGAGACGCCATTTTCCTGTAAGGACTGCGGAAAATGCTTCAAATATAAAACGTCGCTTGCCGACCACCAGAGGATCCACACGGGAGAGAAGCCGTTCGCCTGCTCCTACTGCGGACAGAGATTTGCCCATCGGTCCATTGTTATCGACCACGAGAGGACGCACACGGGCACCAAGCCCTTCTCCTGCTCCTTCTGTCACCAGAGCTTCACCATGAGATCCACCTACGTTAACCACCTGAGGatccacacgggggagaagccgttCTCCTGCTCGGATTGCGATAAATGTTTTACCCAGAAATCGGCACTTGACAAACATCGGTTCCTTCACACGGGAGAGAGGCCGTTCTCGTGTCTCGAATGTGGAAAGAGTTTTTCAAGGAGGTCTCTTCTCGTAGAACATGAAAGGACTCACACTGGAGAAAGGCCATTTTCATGCCCCGAATGCGGCAAATCCTTTGCCCATAAATCGACCCTTTCTGCGCATAAGATAAGTCACACGGGGCTGAAGATGTTCTCCTGCTCTGAGTGCAACAAGTCCTTCACCACCAAAAAGGGGCTCGTCAGACATTGGCAAATCCATGCCGGAGAAAAGTGA
- the LOC142292318 gene encoding uncharacterized protein LOC142292318 isoform X3 — protein sequence MKTVNDEMTKRIDYGPVKTSIRAVPLCLSPGRSRTRRLTSVPPPQEKILDLTNKIIELLTGEVPVQCQDVAVFLSAEESKYLAGRKDLYKEVVMETQPPPTSPVTASSSETKKKCPRPDATPEPAEESDSAPQDQQEGSLRIIKVEVEETDEEEDQEEAVVGSVESSKSKTSERRPRPESAEESDSAPQDQQEGSLRIIKMEAEETEGWGVEPRPQETPTDTSPGPASYGLENMFPCPECSKYFSHKSKLSRHKRTHTGETPFSCKDCGKCFKYKTSLADHQRIHTGEKPFACSYCGQRFAHRSIVIDHERTHTGTKPFSCSFCHQSFTMRSTYVNHLRIHTGEKPFSCSDCDKCFTQKSALDKHRFLHTGERPFSCLECGKSFSRRSLLVEHERTHTGERPFSCPECGKSFAHKSTLSAHKISHTGLKMFSCSECNKSFTTKKGLVRHWQIHAGEK from the exons ATGAAGACGGTCAACGATGAGATGACCAAGCGGATT GATTATGGACCAGTGAAGACGTCCATCCGGGCTGTGCCCCTCTGCTTATCTCCAGGACGGAGCAGGACTCGTCGCCTCACGTCTGTGCCTCCACCCCAAGAGAAGATCCTAGACCTCACCAACAAGATCATTGAGCTGCTGACCGGGGAG GTTCCTGTGCAGTGTCAGGACGTCGCCGTCTTTCTCTCTGCGGAGGAGTCGAAATATTTAGCAGGACGGAAGGATCTGTACAAGGAAGTTGTGATGGAGACGCAGCCGCCCCCGACGTCTCCAG TCACTGCATCCTCTTCAGAGACCAAGAAGAAATGTCCCAGACCGGACGCTACACCGGAGCCGGCGGAGGAAAGCGACAGCGCCCCCCAGGATCAGCAG GAGGGAAGCCTGAGAATAATCAAGGTTGAAGTTGAGGAGACGGATGAGGAGGAAGATCAGGAGGAGGCCGTTGTCGGCTCAG TTGAGTCCAGTAAGAGTAAGACATCGGAGAGACGTCCCAGACCGGAGTCAGCCGAGGAGAGCGACAGCGCCCCTCAGGATCAGCAG GAAGGAAGCCTAAGAATCATCAAGATGGAAGCAGAAGAGACGGAAGGGTGGGGAGTGGAGCCGCGTCCTCAGGAGACCCCCACAGATACCAGCCCAG GTCCGGCATCCTACGGTTTAGAGAACATGTTTCCTTGCCCTGAATGTAGTAAATATTTCTCCCATAAATCCAAGCTCAGCCGGCACAAAAGGACCCACACGGGCGAGACGCCATTTTCCTGTAAGGACTGCGGAAAATGCTTCAAATATAAAACGTCGCTTGCCGACCACCAGAGGATCCACACGGGAGAGAAGCCGTTCGCCTGCTCCTACTGCGGACAGAGATTTGCCCATCGGTCCATTGTTATCGACCACGAGAGGACGCACACGGGCACCAAGCCCTTCTCCTGCTCCTTCTGTCACCAGAGCTTCACCATGAGATCCACCTACGTTAACCACCTGAGGatccacacgggggagaagccgttCTCCTGCTCGGATTGCGATAAATGTTTTACCCAGAAATCGGCACTTGACAAACATCGGTTCCTTCACACGGGAGAGAGGCCGTTCTCGTGTCTCGAATGTGGAAAGAGTTTTTCAAGGAGGTCTCTTCTCGTAGAACATGAAAGGACTCACACTGGAGAAAGGCCATTTTCATGCCCCGAATGCGGCAAATCCTTTGCCCATAAATCGACCCTTTCTGCGCATAAGATAAGTCACACGGGGCTGAAGATGTTCTCCTGCTCTGAGTGCAACAAGTCCTTCACCACCAAAAAGGGGCTCGTCAGACATTGGCAAATCCATGCCGGAGAAAAGTGA